The genome window TAAAATAGGCGGAAAGAATCCATTCTTTCTAATTGCTGGGCCCTGTGTTATGGAATCTAAAGAATTACTAGATCGAGTATGCAGTGAAATGTTAGAAATAACTTCCGAAATAGGAATTCCTTATGTTTTCAAAAGTTCCTTTGATAAAGCGAACAGATCGTCCGTAAAATCATATAGAGGACCAGGACTATCTGAAGGTATTAAAAATCTTGAATATATAAAATCTAAATACAAAGTTCCTGTGCTTACAGATATTCATGAAACTTCCCATATCGGACCACTAAAAGACGTAATCGATATTTATCAAATACCAGCTTTCCTTTGTCGCCAAACAGATCTTATTGCGCAAGCAGCCGAAACGGGAAAATGGGTCAACGTCAAAAAAGGTCAATTCCTTGCTCCAGAAGATTGCAGACATATAAAAGCTA of Leptospira sp. GIMC2001 contains these proteins:
- the kdsA gene encoding 3-deoxy-8-phosphooctulonate synthase yields the protein MLDTVTERDFLSGSKIGGKNPFFLIAGPCVMESKELLDRVCSEMLEITSEIGIPYVFKSSFDKANRSSVKSYRGPGLSEGIKNLEYIKSKYKVPVLTDIHETSHIGPLKDVIDIYQIPAFLCRQTDLIAQAAETGKWVNVKKGQFLAPEDCRHIKAKVQESGSEKYIVTERGTSFGYNNLVFDIRGIPILHNLDIPVIFDATHSAQLPGGAGNITGGVRQFIPHMTRGAVACGVEGLFMEVHPDPDKALSDATTQYPLSKIKKLLKDLYSLDRLVKGSMLEG